The stretch of DNA AGGAAAGACGTGCATCGGCAAGCCGTGGAAAACATACGTGATTGAAGCGTGCATGCAATGGGAATGGTAGTGAAACCGTGCATGTCGTGGAGTCTAGAGTTGTTTTCATTGGCTAGGGCTCtttaacttgaaaatatttgGCTCACATCTTCGATCTTGCATGAGATTAATACATAGGCTTTTTTCCTAAGTTTTAGGTCTCGacttaatctaaaaaaaaaaaaatacacttgtcCCATAAATTGTTCGGGTGAAAAACCACTTTGtacattaaaagattttaaacataattatcaaacctattgaaaattcatattttgCCAAAAAAATCTTAGGCCCGTACTCTCTTCGAAAAATTTTACTCACAATCCCAAATGGGCTTTTCATATGCATAAACCCAAAACAATTTTGTAAAGTGGTCTTGGctgggcccgggtgttacatccttcccccttaaaaaaaatttgtcctaAACATTTACTTCATCAAAAGTCAAGTCTAATATACTAATCCTTCATATTTCAAAAATCCTAACTTTGAAATATTCCTCAActcataaatctaaaaaatccAAGTATCAATTTCCGCATGCAACCTCAAATCCAAACCTAAAGTATGAACCTCAACTCTGGATTTACTAAACGCCTCAATCGAATGCTCCAAAGTTAAGTCCTAGATAAATTCAATTCACAAACTCCCGAATGCTCAGAAAATCTATTATTAACCCTAAATTTTTCTAAAGTTCCCGCTTTCAAAGTACAAACTAATCCATCACACTTGAACTAGAGActaatagttataaaatattgtgtctAATCCCTTTGagaatttctttccaaacatcactcaaatacaaatatttttaaattttaaattttaaaattttcatttaattattgtaacttttttacaattaaaaaaaatataaaaaatacaattttctcaaatttcaaaataaaaattatattcaaacaaaattataattatataatatttttaatcaaaattttctccATTCTTATGCCAAACTCgataaaatatactatttcaaactatttttttattattaacaaaattatcaCGTCATCCATTAACAAAATGATAATGTTCTAAACTATGATCGTTTTGTTTTATAATGGATGAACAAATTGATGGGTACAATTATTCAAGATAAGAATTGAGACTGGTAGATTTGTGATGTGAACTTCTTCTTCAAAGAAAACATTTGTGAAATTTAATTCTTCTTTATCTGTGTTTCTTAACACCTTTGCAGTAGAATTAGTAGTGTATCTCTCTAATTATACTTTTAGTACTCTATTTGTACAcagtattttatttgtaaagtAGTGATTCCATTCAtttgatgataaatataattattaatttcatttgTTCTTTAACATACATCGAGGGCTGTTTCAATATGTCTTTCGGGAATTTGTTTGAATGCAACTTTGAATAATGAAAAGTGGatatgtttaataaaaaaatctccttAATGCATTCCGTAAATTACGGTGGAATCAAAATCTTGATTTTCATTACCTCGATCGagatttttattactatattatatgattCCAATTCCCATGTACTGCAGTGATCACcaactctgaaattaaattcaatatatatataattatatataaaaaaaatctatttattgtcaattttaattaaatgatagatttataagtaaaatataataaataatttacatataaTCATCAAATATCACAATATAAGACCtatgaataatgataagatattatgtgatCACTACAAGGGGAATCACCTTTCCCAATGATTCATTTTCgctggaaaaaattataaaatcgctGCCTATCACCTTtaccagcgatttataaatcgctggatGTTCGCCAGTATTAAACCcccacttttgatctactccaacggaagCCAAAAATCGCTGGCATACAATTTTCTTTATCGGCGATTTTAATTTACCGCCAAAAGGattttatcgccgcaattgcaAGATACGATTCAATtgttaatcgttgggaaaaATTAATTCCAGCAATTTAATATTATCGCTAAAAGTGggaaaatcgccgcaaataagatTCAGTAGCGATTTTTTGAAATCGCTGCTATTgactaaaatgttttgaaatataaattacgGCGATAAAAATGTGCCGGTATAGATCAATCACAGCGATTTAAAAGTCGCTGCAATTGAGTTATTGGTTTTGTGAAGTCAATTGCAGCGATCATAaaatcgctggtattgatcTATACCGGCACATTTTTATCGCCGCAACTgttatttcaaaacattttagtcAACAGCAGCGATTTCAAAAAATAGCTGGAAaagcttatttgcggcgattttattcgccgcaaatgtACTAAAATGACGAATTGTAATCgccggaaaagatatttcacaaaataaaaaaaaatcccacagaATTCATTGATGAATTCATTCGAAGCCACAGTCGGCTTCAAAGTCTGCAAAACGAAGTATTCAACAACTTGAAAGGTGATATTAAAGACAAGGtaggattattattttggtttgattataatattttcaagtttccaccattttagtttctttttacaTGTGGCATATCACATGGAGCAAAAAttctaaagtaaaaatatagggatgaatctttttaaaagtaaaacctcaataattattttagtaattaacacaaaaaaaataggctgttatatttaaaaaatgttagaaatattgaGCAGAGCCTACCTCCATTGGCAAGTACTTCACCTTCTTCTGGTTTTCCACTTGAAGACAAGGTAGGTGGGGATACTGAATGACATATCCATACATCTCTTGAAAGTACTCAAACAACAGATTTCATGTTCCTTTGCTCATCTACTGGGAAACTgatttccaaaaaaatacagtaagTGTTCATGTACAATGGAATGCTATTACaacaaataacacaaataacacaaaataattacaacaaGTGTTGATGACAACCCTGAAATTCGATATTTCCTTCTAACATTTCCTCTGTGTGTAACTTCAACTTTGACCCCTCTAAGGGCTTTCTTGACCTGCACATCAATGATTCCAAAGTAACCCTTTTAcccttttttaaatattaagtattGATTAAGTaaccttttcaaattatatttacatatagtttctgtttctttttttctctctttttgtaaaaatactATATCTAAAATCATGACTAGATGTGCTTTATGATTGacacaaacaaaaaagatgTCATTTTTTCTGTGCTCTACAGATCAAAACCCAACTTTCCAATCAACATGTCAATTTTACTGTGCTCTATAGTACATTTGGAGCCATGTTTTCCAAATCATTCAAATGTAAAGTCAACATGACACAATGACCCTAAAAGACAAATTATAAAAGGTGTTAGTTTAGCAGATACCTTATTATGATAAGTGTGTATAGTCACTAAGCTGGTACTGATCTCTAGGGATGTTCAATTTTAAGTGCTAGGGATAGCTCCGTGGGTAATGATCATAGGATAGAATTAGTGGCTAAATGTTGGGATGCAGCACTTACTCTTGCTTTGATATGGCATTTGAAAGTTGTAGGACCATGATTGATTGGTTGTTTAGATTGATGATAAAGCGCGTAGCACATCACTAAACAATTACGTTGTCTTTTTAGTTGGCTAGACATGTACAATAAGGTATGAAATTGGGATCAGAACTTGATTTCCACACCAGAGAGTTCAATACCTTTACACGATCTGCATTCGAAAAGGGCCTTGAAAACACATCTTTATCCAAAATCTGAGCAACAAATCAATGACTGGGAGTGGCTCAATGAATGCAGCAGATGACATGTCTGATTGACAAGCAGCAAACGAATAAGTCTAACAAGTGGAAATCCGCTAGCattaatagaaaaacaaaatcgaCAAATCCAAAGAACTAGAACAACAGAAATGCATGCACCTTTGGCCTGGCAGTTGCCGCAAGACAATATCAATAATGGTAAGCGCCTCTTGAGGGGTATCAACTGATTTCCCTGCAAGAAGCTCACGCAATTGGACAGTAAGCATGCTATTAGTTATTTTCGTGAATTCTTTTAGAATGCTTGAAATGAGGAGTTTTAAAGTTtgataactataaaaaaatcatatagtgTACTTAACCTATATATTTGCACAGTGATTTATAAGAAGCAAAATCAAGAACCcaagttcacaatattttaactcaagtcAGGTACTTCATGACTTTGTTCAACTAATGATCTTTGTTCAACCTACTCAAGTCACAATATTTTAACCTAATGGTCTTTGTTCAACTACACTCTACACAAGTTGATGtcacaataaaatataagattaagacaaaaaaaataaaagattgcaTTTCTTTAACATCAAGAGCAACCTGAAAGACTCAAGTGAGAGCAAAACAGGTgcataaatctaaaaaatgcaaaacaatggAGAAAATCTCATTAGAAATGATATGGAGTTAGACTTCTTGTCTTACTTCTGCTGCTGCTCCTTCTGTCGATTTTCTTTCGTTTTATGCACATTGGAGAACTATATTAGCAGCAGTAAAAGTCTTCGCACTTaaaggcaaaaaaataaaaaagaaatatttcctaccatcaaaaaagaaaaaccattgcAAACAGGGGACAAAATagaataatccttgagcgacatttttttttatgatgacatTTTTAATCCTTGTTAGTTTCtggacttatttgtttgtgatgacatttttaataagtaagaaTAAAACTCTATTGATAGAAAAAGATGTAGCCGAAGTACATCATGACactttacactttttttttttttataggaacaTGACACTTTACTTGATACTtattatatgcttatttttcaaTGGTTGCAACAAAAGGGAGTTTCATTGTCTGGTGCAGTTGTAGAAGTTTCCTTAGCACTTCAATTCCCCAAGCAGTTTTATTAACACAGTTGGcacaagaaatgaaaatttccTCATCACTTCAATTCTCCAAACTTCTTACCCTATTGTTTACCTAGCTAGGTCGAGTGCAAGCAAAATAATGAGTTTATCCTTAATGATCCTGCCAACTTGTTCTGTTCTTTCCTTGCATGCTTTCCTCTAAACAAATCAAAAGAAGATCTAGGAAAACAACAACGAATGATGCCACAAGTGTAAGCATTCTCCTGCTTGACTTAGTCTCAAATACCTAAAAGGTAAAACAAGCTCATCATAGTATCCAAAAAGCAACCAATGTAGTCTAGAAAAGAAGATAGACTGCAGAAATAATTCTCTATTTATGGGAACGGGAAACTTTATTTATTGTACATACCATCTTGAAATGATCCATGGTTCCTGACAAGACTCCCCTTGATGAATCCATATCGTTGCCCTAAATCAAAAAATGCCACattgtataaaagaaaagagagagcaaGAAAGAGTGACTAGAAAtagaacaaataaaataaagatgggCCTACTGTAGCTATACATACCATTCTGTCCAACATGCGGTTATGACTATCCACTTCCTCATTTATATCACCTGACAACTAAAAGTAACAGGCCTTAATATTTGCTTTGGATACTCAAGCTTAAAACTGCAAGAACTTTATAATATGCATGAAGGCATATTATGAAACAGTTTTCTGCTTGCTTAAGCTTCAATTCCAAATAGTTACTGAAGCTTTAACCACTCTCACGGCAGTTTTGATTAGTTATTGCAGTAACAGAATGGAGAAGGCATGCTCCATAAAATTTTGAAGAGCATCATCCAATCTATTTAGAGAATTTTTTCGAAGATGCTCCATTTGGTTTCTTGTGAAGATGGATGAGCACtacaaaaattttgattttacacAAACAATTCCCTTCTCTATTCCAGATAAATAAACAAcattctattttgttttcaacTTCCCATCTCTGCATAAAACCAACTGAAGATAAAAATGCATAGCTCTAGTCCATTGTTTGaccatataataaattatattcaagcCAGTCAGGAACTTCCACAACGACTGAACTATGCTATGACAATTAACATTACTTGCTCAGATAAAACTCACTCTCTTCAGTAGAATGACTCTGTCTTGCAATCCATATATTGCTCTTTCATTATCATGCTCATCAATTTCGTGGGAAGAGTAAGAAAATGAGGCCCTGATGCCACCCTCCTCAATTCCATCAAAGAGAGTAGATCTATTGTTACGGTAGTCTCTGCACCCAAGAAATAATACTATAGCTTGAACTATATGCACGTATGATCACCACTACTGTTGCCTGCATGCCACGGACAATaaaaacacacacatacacacatgtttatatatatatatatatatatatatataagaaaatgacTTTTACAGCAACACTTTTCGCCGGGAAATTTATCTATTACGTCGATTTAAAATTCGCCGCAACTAAAAAGGCTTCTacaattacaatattttattgtgatgccataaatcgccgcaaaaaattacaaaaaatcgccgcaaaaaataagCAGTAAATTCCACTTCGGCATTCGTCCACTTTGCGTTGGAATTCAtcagcgatttaaaaatcgctgcaaataatgactttttgcggcgattttttttgcggcgatcttaaaatcgctggaaaaagcctaatttcttgtagtggataAGAggtaaaagtgattttttttttcttatgtctCGGTCAACTTTGAAATGGCAGCATTGATCAGGCCCCTTCtctttaattactatattttttatttctatatttgctattttttttaatcattaaattattcattagttatttttttaaaaccatattatttaaaaaaaaatgtttcatgcAACTAGgcaacgtgctttgcacgttgctcccgacctataaatatatatattaaccaaaACATGATCACCAAGTTCATTCAATGTGAAACATGgttttcatcagtttataatATAAAGTAAGAAACTGAAATAAAATGGCCAAAGTTAGTTAGCTTGCAATCAATAAAGTCAACCGAATATAGTCTCAAGCTCAACGCGTAGCCGCCCAAGCTCCGCTCAGGCTCAAGTCGTATGGCTCGTGAGCCCTTTTTGGTTTTGGTGCGGTTTAAAcaagagaaattttttttgtaattttcattggAGATTACATGGGCAcgtatttcattaaataaaaagaatatattattttaataaaaatattattataatttaaaaaaaattaaagataaaattaattagatttacAATAcagtttctatttaaaaattgtatattgtattattttttaaataataatatgagataaaaataattgagataaaaattaaataaaatattattaatattattttttaatatataattattttaaaaaacatttattacatattatatcttatatcttatataaaaatttaaaaaaattataataataaaataagataaaacttttactattcaaactcGCCTGCtaacaaactttattaataaagcaAACCGATATGACTATACGGGAGAGACTGAATTAAATGCTCTTTGGTAGGTTTCGTATCTTTTCAGGTTGATGGGCGCGGTCCAATagattattaagtttatttatatattgagatgagataggatgatttataaataataataaaaataattttaattaatagtaaaataatttgaattaaaatattttatagagttttagaaaaataaataaaaatattataaagttaaaatagtattataatataattttttaatataatttttattttgagatttaaaagagttgaattattttttatattttgtttgaagattttgtaattattaagtaatgattagatgaaaaagttaaagatttgaaattaaaaaatgtttgtgtttatgATGTTcagatattgagataagatataatgagatgaaataagatgagaagcTCTTGCTACCCAAACTAGGCCTATTGATACGTTTCAATGTTGAGAATTATTTGGTTTGTACAATAATAgtataaaagataaatgatactTGTTGGTCTAAGACGTGCAAGcctcgcatatttttttttaaaataatgagtaaatttagaatctataaaaaaaaatcattttttaataatggtccgtatttttttttaaatataatacacGAGGCTTACATATTGTAggacaatatttattattacttggtacaaaattaatattggttgatactaggggtgggcagcggggccccgccccgctACCCCGACCCGCTTCCGTCCCGCACCCGTGTGGCCAGGCGGACCACCCCGtccgccagatgcgggggcgggACGCATCTGACGCCTTGTCCGGGGGCTGGTGCGGGATGGGGTTGACACCCGCCCCGCCCCGTATAAGcactgttcatatatatatatatatatatatatatatatatatatatataactacgcatgaaacgacgtcatttcatgcgtaggttttttttttttaaacctaggcatgaaacgacgtcgtttcatgcctgggttaatTAGAAATGAAATCTCTCCCTTCCCCGATTCCCTCCCTCGCTCACTCTC from Juglans regia cultivar Chandler chromosome 4, Walnut 2.0, whole genome shotgun sequence encodes:
- the LOC108995124 gene encoding bet1-like SNARE 1-1, with translation MLKETLVAECGAGNSERGRDERSWWVTGRHRGRDREKDYRNNRSTLFDGIEEGGIRASFSYSSHEIDEHDNERAIYGLQDRVILLKRLSGDINEEVDSHNRMLDRMGNDMDSSRGVLSGTMDHFKMVFETKSSRRMLTLVASFVVVFLDLLLICLEESMQGKNRTSWQDH